A region of the Hydra vulgaris chromosome 12, alternate assembly HydraT2T_AEP genome:
CAAACTCTGGATaaaactttgttaattttttaggaGTCTGTTAGAGTTGAATATATAACAGTTCAGCAAATGGAGTTATTGTTGGTAAGTTTATTCTACTAAtagtttcatttataaaaatggttttaactcTTCAAAAATGCAAACTTATCGAAACCATACAATTTTGGAAAAGTAGACATTAAGCATAAGCAAAAATTGATTAACCTatcctgtttatttataaaataaaattttttgttacatatttttacaatatctaGAATACTCATACTATGGCCTTAAAAGAAGATTTTGCTAAGAAGCTAACAACATTgtacaaaaaaatagaaagtaaGTAAACAGTCatttgtattcaaaataaaatactgaCATAGATGAGATCAATTTTGGcaattctagtttttttttacaataataagaatgttattataaaatgttttaaaaattttaaatggaattataataactaaacatttataatttacttcATCAACTGTTTTATGATTATTACTAGGTTGTTCAAGTGTActtcatttttcttttagtcATTCACTGCTTGTGACCGTTCAGTAGATTTAAATGCCCAACTTTTCTGTTTTATATGACCCTCTGTTTAAAATACCATAAGTTTTATAATGccctatattttaaattatatgtattttattttacttttaggaCTTGTTAGCAAAGCAGAAGGTGACTTAAGCGAAGAGTTGCCAAGAAAGAAGGCAAAAATGTTGATTTCCCAACCACCGACAACCCATTCAAAACCATTTCCATTATACTTACAACCAACAAATTCACAAATACCACCCCCTTTATCACAAACATTACCAGTAACTCCTTCTTTCTCAACCCAATCCCAATCCAAACAATTCCAATCTTTTTCAACTAATGACTCCATTAATGATCATCCTGATTCCTCTCTTTTTCTTAACAATCATAATTCGTTTCATGAAAATTCGTTCCATTCAATTGACTTCAATCAACTTCAATCAGAAAACATTCAATTGACTTCAAATTCATTTCAAACGCCTTCACCATCTTTTTCACTACCAGCACAACTATATTCTGTTCCACAAATGCCACCACCATTGTTGCATTCACAACCAACATCGCTAATAAATTCACACCTTCCACTATCAATGCATTCACAACTATCAGAACAAGTACCAGCACATTCATTAGTTTCCCATACAACACAGCCAACAGATTATATATGCAGTGACAA
Encoded here:
- the LOC136088818 gene encoding uncharacterized protein LOC136088818 isoform X1, translating into MSKFAVIQWSRNGSVSVEWDTSVLNRAFLVNNKEGDVRYTKLANRDEGPIEKGKVICVVDSLEEALLKKSSLIKKKKDKKLLNITNEIEESVRVEYITVQQMELLLNTHTMALKEDFAKKLTTLYKKIERLVSKAEGDLSEELPRKKAKMLISQPPTTHSKPFPLYLQPTNSQIPPPLSQTLPVTPSFSTQSQSKQFQSFSTNDSINDHPDSSLFLNNHNSFHENSFHSIDFNQLQSENIQLTSNSFQTPSPSFSLPAQLYSVPQMPPPLLHSQPTSLINSHLPLSMHSQLSEQVPAHSLVSHTTQPTDYICSDKEVTENMIPKRVLTAPLGKKLVKQLLGYFYERNKLVNASLSGKKGSSKFSVSKKVGLDPAVLHLITELTISKFSNFSKNDVSVALCEKINDERRAYFKAAPKTQTEKNASSTI
- the LOC136088818 gene encoding uncharacterized protein LOC136088818 isoform X3, with protein sequence MCDSLEEALLKKSSLIKKKKDKKLLNITNEIEESVRVEYITVQQMELLLNTHTMALKEDFAKKLTTLYKKIERLVSKAEGDLSEELPRKKAKMLISQPPTTHSKPFPLYLQPTNSQIPPPLSQTLPVTPSFSTQSQSKQFQSFSTNDSINDHPDSSLFLNNHNSFHENSFHSIDFNQLQSENIQLTSNSFQTPSPSFSLPAQLYSVPQMPPPLLHSQPTSLINSHLPLSMHSQLSEQVPAHSLVSHTTQPTDYICSDKEVTENMIPKRVLTAPLGKKLVKQLLGYFYERNKLVNASLSGKKGSSKFSVSKKVGLDPAVLHLITELTISKFSNFSKNDVSVALCEKINDERRAYFKAAPKTQTEKNASSTI
- the LOC136088818 gene encoding uncharacterized protein LOC136088818 isoform X2, whose product is MSKFAVIQWSRNGSVSVEWDTSVLNRAFLVNNKEGDVRYTKLANRDEGPIEKDSLEEALLKKSSLIKKKKDKKLLNITNEIEESVRVEYITVQQMELLLNTHTMALKEDFAKKLTTLYKKIERLVSKAEGDLSEELPRKKAKMLISQPPTTHSKPFPLYLQPTNSQIPPPLSQTLPVTPSFSTQSQSKQFQSFSTNDSINDHPDSSLFLNNHNSFHENSFHSIDFNQLQSENIQLTSNSFQTPSPSFSLPAQLYSVPQMPPPLLHSQPTSLINSHLPLSMHSQLSEQVPAHSLVSHTTQPTDYICSDKEVTENMIPKRVLTAPLGKKLVKQLLGYFYERNKLVNASLSGKKGSSKFSVSKKVGLDPAVLHLITELTISKFSNFSKNDVSVALCEKINDERRAYFKAAPKTQTEKNASSTI